One window from the genome of Sesamum indicum cultivar Zhongzhi No. 13 linkage group LG15, S_indicum_v1.0, whole genome shotgun sequence encodes:
- the LOC105177625 gene encoding uncharacterized protein LOC105177625 isoform X1, with product MANHGAKFVSVNLNKSYGQQNQHSHHTTHYPYSNGGGASYGQAAAAGRGRPGSGGGGGMVVLSRNRGAAAKVVPKLSVPPPLNLPSLRKEHEKFDMSGSSGLGVGAGTGSGSRPSSSGVGWTKPVAAASAVLEKIESSVDTPGVDGMDAMDGVTRGIGSYMPPSARSNGVGAVGSATVSRDIPPSAEKPMVLRGEDFPTLQAARPVSSGTSQKQKDGLIQKQKQATSEELTQDKRDSYHLGPLVDVNPQGHSSRNTGRLLENGGEGHGMGSGQMADQVRKPDEYFPDPLPLVHMNPRSDWADDERDTGHVIVEQGRDIGFSNNESYWDRDFDLPRPTVLPHKPAQNQYDKWGQRDNETGKSFSSEVLKMDTYNKDARAPSREGDEVNKWRSTPPYKDSFNSQGGNYRAEVGARMAGHNNMVKENKYIPPRYGDTGRDGSSMLNQDFAFGRRDLGLAGRQQQQQQQRHNAIESFNNRGGEHNSRDRHVTEQPTRYRGDNFRSNTLSKSSFASGGKMAPMTDPILTMGRDKRFSKSERPFSDDPFMRDFTSAGFDETDLFPGGLVGVIKRKKDAAKSTDFHDPVRESFEAELERVQKMQELERQRIVEEQERALEQARREEEERQRRIREEEERQRKLEEEAREAAWRAEQERLEAIRRAEEQRIAREEEKRRIQLEEERRKQAAKQMLQELEARMAKRQAEATKGESSTSKTTVDEKLEAAVKEKHTSKNLDSDTWEDGERMVENVMTSGSFDSSAHSRPVEMSLRPYPPREGPSNFLDRGKAINSWRRDVFENGFPSPLSDQETGHYSPRRDAFGGGKATYRKEFNGGAGYMPSRAYLKPRVQEQYPDEFGYHKDNGWNLPGNSESYGKVREIEPEFNDSVADKYGDSGWGQGHLGANTRPPYPERLYPHSEANELYSYGRSRYSMRQPRVLPPPLASSQRISFRGVTERSGPSAFPDNDIHYSHAARTESTRQTTYYGSNQGGLEPSEVFGLQQQNSTSEDQKLNNPSRCDSQSSLSVSSPPTSPPHLSHDELDESGDSPVTSAAAEGKRSLLTGSGSVVHNGNSGNDIVVVASDSVSAVEDEEWPLENDDTLQQQEEYDEDEDGYREEDEVREADDENLELNQKFEGLGFEERESPDIVDNVVLGFDEGVEVVIPSDDFEKNSGTEERASGIPDTAVGVMDERRSSDGFPSDEHSLLPSDDSHGTNADSSSGKVTEKSPLQGSIGQHTPYSSATADLLDSANSSNSTGLGVQQTVSSSNDVIATASQTNTPSLSSAGSQGDLPVKLQFGLFSGPSLIPSPVPAIQIGSIQMPLHIHPPVGPSITHMHPSQPPMFQFGQLHYSSPITQGVLPMAPQSMSFLQPNMLGQFNLTQNAGGSMTHEPARVASTQNVTKDDVSSLSMNKQPSFVSASSEPEQSTRSLSRGLNTVLDAERHKDNSVVHSSSAGLSGASDNKMKLESVSQAEEKGRHHAVSKTYLPLPKVTGSESQSQPVQPTTQSVAGEKNFSGLRGLGVSSGVRGKRFAYAVKNANTKSSMQDHDTPADSNGFQRRPRRTVRRTEFRVRNDRRPTPASVSSNNTGLDDKPNSAGKAVGLFPRSGSKRGTISNRTMKQRIESEPFASGNIISQEVKSEDREAKERAKNLPSQTQNTSHPGEVNLRRNAPEEDVDAPLQSGVVRVFKQPGIETPSDEDDFIEVRSKRQMLNDRREQREKEIKAKSRTSKPPSKPRVTRQKVVVPRSHNKLSIPLASEEPSNSQLDFTASGSPHFGNNVESVGFTAALSRPQIGITAVNSEAQLMKPSQARSVSVASNGRTERDPGQMFDSKNKVMSLSQTQIDEAMKPARYDSHISAGGGRSSTGSDPILPTASILTKEKTFSSGASPINSLLAGEKIQFGAVTSPTVLPPSSRVVSNTIGAPGSNRPDVQMSRSFPVPEKDNSLFFEKEKHLSDSCVPLQDCEAEAEAAASAVAVAAISSDEIAGNGLAVNDTKSFVGADIDSITTGVVGDQHLASQSRGEELLSVSLPADLSVETTPISLWPPLPSPQSSSSQMLSHFPGGPPSHFPFYEMNPLLGGPIFAFSPHDESSGTQSQAQKSTPSSSAPLGNWQQCHSGVDSFYGPPAGYSGPFIGPPGGIPGVQGPPHMVVYNHFAPVGQYGQVGLSFMGTAYIPSGKQADWKNNPTSSAMHIGEGDINNMNMTNVQRNAPNMTAPVQHLAPGSPLLPMPSPLPMFDVTPFQTASDLPVQARWGHIPASPLHSFPASRPLHPQGEGAPPSQVNHGHSIDQSLTVKRFTESRTPTPSDNSSSFTVAPDTNVAPFPSELGLVDSGSLRSTSSSSGQNVAVQNSSGSANAESSKADTVENGKHQSASSVKTQFAQKSTQQGNTAGYNYQRGVISHRNNTGNEWSHRRMGFHGRIHSTSMDKGFPASKMKQIYVAKQTTSGSSTT from the exons ATGGCCAATCATGGCGCCAAGTTTGTGTCGGTGAATCTGAACAAGTCGTATGGACAGCAGAATCAGCATTCTCATCATACTACTCATTACCCATATTCTAATGGAGGTGGTGCCTCTTACGGGCAGGCGGCAGCTGCTGGACGGGGCAGGCCAGGGAgtggaggtggtggaggaATGGTGGTTTTATCACGGAATCGCGGTGCTGCCGCGAAGGTTGTTCCAAAACTATCTGTTCCACCCCCCTTGAATTTGCCATCCTTGAGGAAAGAACATGAGAAATTTGATATGTCAGGCTCCAGTGGACTGGGTGTTGGTGCTGGGACTGGGAGTGGATCAAGACCCTCTTCATCGGGTGTGGGCTGGACGAAACCTGTCGCAGCAGCTTCTGCAGTGCTGGAGAAGATTGAGAGTAGTGTTGATACTCCTGGGGTTGATGGGATGGATGCTATGGATGGGGTAACTCGTGGAATTGGTTCTTATATGCCCCCTTCAGCTCGTTCTAATGGGGTAGGAGCTGTCGGTTCTGCAACTGTATCTCGAGATATTCCACCATCGGCAGAGAAACCCATGGTTTTGAGAGGTGAGGATTTCCCAACTCTGCAGGCTGCCAGGCCTGTCTCCTCTGGGACATCACAGAAACAGAAGGATGGCTTAATTCAGAAGCAGAAGCAGGCCACATCCGAGGAATTGACTCAGGATAAGAGGGACAGCTATCATTTGGGTCCACTGGTTGATGTGAATCCACAGGGTCACTCCTCAAGGAACACTGGTAGGTTATTGGAAAACGGCGGTGAGGGCCATGGAATGGGTAGTGGGCAAATGGCTGATCAAGTTCGGAAGCCGGACGAATATTTTCCTGATCCACTGCCACTGGTTCACATGAATCCAAGGTCTGATTGGGCAGATGATGAACGTGACACAGGCCATGTAATTGTGGAGCAGGGAAGAGATATTggattttcaaacaatgaaagTTATTGGGATAGAGATTTTGACTTGCCCAGGCCCACTGTTTTGCCTCATAAACCAGCTCAGAATCAATATGACAAATGGGGTCAACGAGACAATGAAACTGGAAAGAGTTTTTCCAGTGAAGTCCTTAAAATGGATACATATAACAAAGATGCGAGAGCACCTAGTCGGGAAGGTGATGAGGTCAACAAGTGGAGATCCACACCGCCTTACAAAGACAGTTTTAATTCTCAAGGAGGAAATTATAGAGCTGAAGTTGGTGCAAGAATGGCTGGTCACAATAACATGGTAAAGGAGAATAAATACATCCCACCTCGTTATGGAGACACTGGTCGAGATGGAAGCAGCATGCTCAATCAGGATTTTGCATTTGGGAGGAGGGATTTAGGACTTGCAGGAcggcagcagcagcagcagcagcagcgaCATAATGCAATAGAATCATTTAACAATAGAGGTGGTGAGCATAATTCTCGGGATCGCCATGTCACTGAACAACCTACTCGGTATAGAGGTGATAACTTTCGGAGTAATACACTGTCCAAATCATCTTTTGCTTCTGGTGGGAAAATGGCTCCGATGACTGATCCCATACTAACTATGGGTCGTGATAAACGATTTTCAAAAAGCGAGAGACCCTTCTCAGATGATCCTTTTATGAGAGACTTCACGTCTGCTGGTTTTGATGAAACAGATCTCTTTCCTGGGGGTCTTGTTGGGGTGATTAAGAGGAAGAAGGATGCTGCCAAATCCACTGACTTTCATGATCCTGTTCGTGAATCTTTTGAGGCAGAGCTTGAAAGAGTTCAGAAAATGCAAGAGCTTGAGCGACAGAGGATTGttgaagaacaagaaagagCATTAGAGCAAGCTCGaagagaggaggaggagagacAGAGAAGGATTAGAGAAGAGGAGGAACGGCAGCGCAAGTTGGAGGAGGAAGCCCGAGAAGCTGCATGGAGAGCTGAACAGGAGCGACTTGAGGCTATTCGAAGAGCTGAAGAGCAGAGAATTGCCAGGGAAGAGGAGAAGAGGAGAATCCAGTTGGAAGAAGAGAGGAGGAAGCAAGCTGCAAAACAGATGCTTCAGGAATTGGAAGCTAGGATGGCCAAGAGGCAGGCTGAAGCCACCAAGGGTGAGTCTTCTACCTCTAAAACAACTGTGGATGAGAAACTAGAAGCTGCAGTGAAGGAGAAACATACCTCCAAGAATCTGGATTCTGATACGTGGGAAGATGGGGAGAGAATGGTGGAAAATGTGATGACTTCAGGTTCATTTGATTCATCTGCTCATAGTAGACCTGTTGAGATGAGCTTGAGGCCTTACCCTCCTAGAGAAGGTCCTTCAAACTTTCTTGACAGAGGAAAAGCTATTAATTCTTGGAGAAGGGATGTGTTTGAAAACGGCTTTCCTTCGCCACTGTCAGACCAGGAGACAGGTCATTACAGTCCAAGACGAGATGCATTTGGTGGTGGCAAAGCAACTTATCGGAAGGAGTTTAATGGAGGAGCTGGATACATGCCTTCCAGGGCTTACTTAAAACCACGGGTGCAGGAACAGTACCCAGATGAGTTTGGATATCATAAAGACAATGGCTGGAATCTTCCTGGGAATTCTGAGTCATATGGAAAAGTTAGGGAGATAGAACCAGAATTCAATGATAGCGTTGCAGATAAGTATGGTGATAGTGGATGGGGGCAGGGGCACCTTGGTGCTAATACTCGTCCTCCTTACCCAGAGCGGTTGTATCCGCATTCTGAGGCAAATGAACTTTATTCCTATGGGAGGTCAAGGTATTCCATGAGACAGCCTCGTGTGCTGCCCCCTCCACTTGCTTCATCCCAAAGGATTAGTTTTAGAGGAGTTACTGAACGTTCTGGTCCTTCAGCTTTTCCAGATAATGACATTCATTATTCACATGCAGCCAGGACTGAATCGACCAGGCAGACAACTTATTATGGTAGTAATCAAGGAGGTCTTGAGCCGTCTGAGGTTTTTGGACTGCAGCAACAAAATAGTACTTCTGAAGACCAGAAATTGAATAATCCATCAAGGTGTGACTCACAATCCTCACTATCTGTTTCTAGCCCCCCGACTTCTCCACCTCATCTCTCCCATGATGAGTTGGATGAATCTGGAGATTCTCCTGTAACATCAGCTGCAGCAGAAGGGAAAAGAAGTCTTCTCACCGGGAGTGGATCTGTTGTCCACAATGGTAATTCTGGAAATGATATAGTAGTAGTGGCATCAGATTCTGTCTCTGCTGTTGAGGATGAAGAATGGCctcttgaaaatgatgacACGCTGCAGCAGCAAGAAGAATATGATGAGGATGAAGATGGTTATAGAGAAGAGGATGAAGTGCGTGAAGCAGATGATGAGAATCTTGAGCTCAACCAGAAGTTTGAAGGACTGGGCTttgaagagagagagtcaCCTGATATTGTGGATAATGTGGTCTTAGGTTTTGATGAGGGTGTTGAAGTTGTGATACCAAGCGACGATTTTGAGAAGAATTCAGGCACTGAGGAAAGGGCATCTGGGATTCCAGATACGGCTGTTGGTGTCATGGATGAAAGAAGGTCTTCTGATGGGTTTCCTTCTGATGAACATAGTCTTCTGCCTTCAGATGATTCTCATGGGACAAATGCTGATAGCTCCTCTGGGAAGGTCACAGAAAAATCACCATTACAAGGTTCTATTGGTCAACACACGCCCTATTCCTCAGCAACAGCAGATCTTTTAGATAGTGCTAATTCCTCTAATAGTACTGGTTTGGGTGTTCAGCAAACAGTCTCATCTTCAAATGATGTTATCGCTACCGCTAGTCAGACTAATACGCCGTCTTTATCTTCTGCTGGAAGTCAGGGTGATTTACCTGTTAAGCTTCAGTTTGGGTTGTTTTCAGGTCCTTCTTTGATACCATCTCCAGTGCCTGCTATACAGATTGGTTCCATACAGATGCCTCTGCACATTCATCCTCCTGTTGGTCCATCCATCACTCACATGCATCCATCACAGCCTCCCATGTTCCAATTTGGTCAGCTCCACTATTCATCTCCTATCACGCAGGGAGTTTTGCCGATGGCCCCTCAATCAATGTCTTTTCTTCAGCCTAACATGCTGGGCCAGTTTAATCTGACTCAGAATGCTGGAGGCTCCATGACTCATGAACCTGCTCGAGTTGCATCCACCCAGAATGTGACCAAGGACGATGTGTCATCCCTTTCAATGAATAAGCAGCCAAGTTTTGTGTCTGCATCATCCGAGCCAGAGCAATCTACTAGGAGCCTTTCCCGGGGACTAAATACAGTTTTGGACGCAGAGAGGCATAAGGACAATTCTGTTGTGCACTCATCTTCAGCCGGGCTCTCTGGGGCTAGTGATAACAAGATGAAGTTAGAATCTGTATCCCAAGCAGAAGAGAAAGGACGACATCATGCTGTTTCGAAGACTTACTTGCCATTACCTAAGGTGACGGGATCTGAAAGTCAGTCACAGCCTGTACAACCAACAACGCAGTCTGTTGCTGGTGAGAAAAACTTCAGTGGGCTGCGAGGTCTAGGAGTGTCATCTGGTGTCAGGGGAAAGAGATTTGCCTATGCAGTTAAAAATGCAAACACGAAATCATCTATGCAGGATCATGACACGCCAGCAGATTCTAATGGCTTTCAGAGAAGACCTCGACGGACTGTCCGACGGACTGAATTTCGGGTGCGCAATGACAGGAGGCCAACACCTGCATCCGTTTCTTCTAATAATACTGGCTTGGATGATAAGCCTAACTCTGCAGGGAAGGCTGTGGGACTTTTTCCAAGAAGTGGATCCAAGAGAGGCACCATATCTAATAGAACTATGAAGCAGAGAATTGAATCGGAGCCCTTTGCTTCTGGAAATATAATCTCTCAGGAGGTCAAATCTGAAGATAGGGAAGCAAAAGAGAGAGcaaaaaatttaccaagccAGACTCAGAATACTTCCCACCCTGGTGAAGTCAATTTGAGAAGAAATGCTCCCGAGGAGGATGTTGATGCTCCCTTACAGAGTGGTGTTGTTCGTGTGTTTAAACAACCTGGTATAGAAACCCCCAGTGATGAGGATGATTTCATTGAAGTCAGATCCAAAAGGCAGATGCTGAACGATCGACGTGAACAGAGGGAAAAGGAAATCAAAGCAAAGTCACGCACCTCTAAG CCACCATCCAAACCACGTGTTACCAGACAAAAGGTTGTAGTCCCAAGGAGCCATAATAAACTCTCCATACCCTTGGCAAGTGAAGAGCCAAGCAACTCTCAGTTGGATTTTACTGCATCAGGGAGTCCTCACTTTGGCAATAATGTGGAATCAGTAGGATTTACTGCTGCACTTTCCAGGCCCCAGATTGGCATCACTGCTGTCAATTCGGAAGCACAGCTAATGAA GCCTTCCCAAGCACGCTCTGTGTCTGTTGCTTCTAATGGTCGAACGGAACGCGATCCTGGTCAAATGTTTGACAGTAAAAATAAG GTGATGTCTTTGAGCCAGACCCAAATTGATGAGGCTATGAAACCCGCTCGATACGATTCACACATTTCTGCTGGTGGAGGCCGTTCCAGCACAGGCAGTGATCCAATCCTGCCAACAGCATCCATTTTGACAAAGGAAAAAACCTTTTCTTCTGGTGCAAGTCCAATTAATTCCTTGCTTGCTGGggagaaaattcaatttg GTGCCGTTACATCTCCGACAGTCCTTCCCCCTAGTAGCCGTGTTGTATCAAATACAATTGGTGCTCCAGGTTCTAACCGACCTGATGTGCAAATGTCACGCAGTTTTCCTGTGCCTGAGAAAGataattctcttttctttGAGAAAGAGAAACACCTGAGTGACTCTTGTGTTCCCTTACAAGATTGTGAGGCTGAAGCAGAAGCAGCTGCTTCTGCTGTTGCTGTTGCAGCCATCAGCAGTGATGAGATAGCGGGGAATGGTTTGGCAGTTAATGACACCAAAAGTTTTGTTGGTGCTGATATTGACAGCATTACAACAG GTGTGGTTGGGGACCAGCACTTGGCAAGTCAATCACGGGGTGAGGAGCTATTAAGTGTTTCTCTTCCAGCAGATCTCTCTGTTGAGACAACACCAATCTCCTTATGGCCGCCATTACCAAGTCCCCAGAGTTCCTCAAGCCAGATGCTTTCACATTTCCCTGGGGGTCCACCTTCCCACTTTCCATTCTACGAGATGAATCCACTGTTGGGGGGTCCAATTTTTGCATTCAGTCCACATGACGAATCTTCTGGTACACAATCACAGGCCCAAAAGAGTACGCCATCGAGTTCTGCACCTCTAGGTAACTGGCAGCAATGCCATTCTGGTGTGGACTCATTTTATGGTCCTCCGGCTGGCTATTCCGGCCCATTCATTGGTCCGCCTGGAGGCATTCCCGGGGTCCAGGGGCCTCCGCATATGGTTGTCTACAACCATTTTGCTCCTGTTGGACAATACGGGCAGGTTGGTTTGAGTTTTATGGGTACCGCATATATCCCTTCTGGAAAGCAAGCTGATTGGAAAAACAATCCGACTTCCTCTGCCATGCATATTGGTGAGGGAGAcattaataatatgaatatgaCTAATGTGCAGCGGAATGCTCCCAATATGACAGCTCCTGTTCAGCATCTGGCACCTGGATCTCCACTGTTACCTATGCCCTCCCCGTTGCCCATGTTTGATGTAACTCCATTCCAG ACTGCTTCTGATTTGCCTGT CCAAGCTCGATGGGGACACATCCCTGCTTCTCCACTTCACTCTTTTCCTGCCTCTCGACCATTGCACCCACAAGGAGAAGGTGCGCCACCTTCGCAAGTCAACCACGGACATTCAATTGACCAATCATTAACTGTAAAAAGGTTCACAGAATCCCGAACTCCAACTCCATCAGACAATAGCTCAAGTTTCACTGTTGCTCCAGATACAAATGTGGCCCCATTTCCTTCCGAACTAGGATTAGTAGATTCTGGTTCATTGAGATCCACATCATCTTCATCTGGGCAGAATGTTGCAGTTCAAAACTCATCAGGAAGTGCAAATGCTGAATCCAGCAAGGCTGACACAGTCGAGAATGGCAAACACCAGAGTGCAAGTTCTGTCAAGACTCAGTTCGCTCAGAAATCGACCCAACAGGGTAATACTGCTGGCTATAATTATCAAAGAGGAGTAATCTCTCATAGGAACAACACAGGAAATGAATGGTCTCATCGGAGGATGGGTTTTCATGGGAGGATCCATTCCACCAGTATGGATAAAGGTTTTCCTGCTTCAAAGATGAAACAAATTTACGTTGCTAAGCAGACCACTAGTGGGAGTTCCACTACATGA